The following coding sequences are from one Lolium rigidum isolate FL_2022 chromosome 6, APGP_CSIRO_Lrig_0.1, whole genome shotgun sequence window:
- the LOC124659076 gene encoding calcium-dependent protein kinase 1-like: MGNRTSRHRRAAAEQPATPPPPAQPKPQPKQETPPHRPQPPPCPAPAPAPEAAGQAMGRVLGRPMEDVRATYTFGRELGRGQFGVTYLVTHKATGQRFACKSIATRKLVHRDDIEDVQREVQIMHHLTGHRNIVELRGAFEDRHSVNLIMELCEGGELFDRIIARGHYSERAAAGLCREMVSVVHSCHSMGVFHRDLKPENFLFLNNKEDSPLKATDFGLSVFFKHGEQFKDLVGSAYYVAPEVLKRHYGAEADIWSAGIILYILLSGVPPFWADTEDGIFEAVLLGNIDFSSDPWPSVSNGAKDLVKKMLRQDPKERLTAAEILNHPWIREDGEAPDKPLDITVISRMKQFRAMNKLKKVALKIVAENLSAEEITGLKEMFRSLDTDNSGTITLEELRSGLPKLGTKISESEIAQLMEAADVDGNGTIDYSEFVSATMHMNRLEKEDHILKAFEYFDKDHSGYITVDELEEALKKYDMGDDKTIKEIIAEVDTDNDGRINYQEFVAMMRNNSPEIVPNRRRMF, translated from the exons ATGGGCAACCgcacctcgcgccaccgccgcgccgccgccgagcagccGGCGACGCCCCCGCCGCCCGCGCAGCCCAAGCCCCAGCCCAAGCAGGAGACGCCGCCGCACCGCCCGCAGCCGCCCCCCtgcccggccccggccccggcgccGGAGGCGGCGGGGCAGGCGATGGGCCGCGTCCTGGGGCGGCCGATGGAGGACGTGCGCGCGACCTACACCTTCGGCCGCGAGCTGGGCCGGGGCCAGTTCGGGGTCACCTACCTCGTCACGCACAAGGCCACGGGGCAGCGCTTCGCCTGCAAGTCCATCGCCACCCGGAAGCTCGTCCACCGCGACGACATCGAGGACGTGCAGCGGGAGGTGCAGATCATGCACCACCTCACGGGACACCGCAACATCGTCGAGCTGCGCGGCGCCTTCGAGGACCGCCACTCGGTCAACCTCATCATGGAGCTCTGCGAGGGCGGGGAGCTCTTCGACCGCATCATCGCCAGGGGACACTACTCCGAGCGGGCCGCCGCGGGGCTCTGCCGCGAGATGGTCTCCGTCGTGCACAGCTGCCACTCCATGGGGGTATTCCACCGGGATCTCAAGCCCGAGAACTTTCTCTTCCTCAATAACAAGGAGGACTCGCCGCTCAAGGCCACTGACTTCGGCCTATCCGTATTCTTCAAGCATG GGGAGCAGTTTAAGGATCTCGTTGGAAGTGCATATTATGTTGCTCCCGAGGTTTTGAAGCGGCACTATGGAGCAGAAGCTGACATATGGAGTGCTGGGATTATTCTCTACATCCTTCTGTCCGGTGTTCCTCCTTTTTGGGCAG ACACTGAGGATGGCATATTTGAGGCTGTCTTGCTTGGCAACATAGACTTCTCATCTGACCCTTGGCCTTCAGTATCCAATGGTGCAAAAGATTTGGTGAAGAAGATGCTGCGGCAAGACCCCAAAGAGCGCTTGACTGCTGCGGAGATTTTGA ATCACCCATGGATTAGAGAAGATGGAGAGGCCCCAGACAAGCCACTTGACATCACAGTTATCAGTAGAATGAAGCAGTTCAGGGCAATGAACAAACTCAAAAAAGTTGCATTGAAG ATCGTTGCAGAGAACTTGTCTGCAGAAGAAATTACTGGCTTGAAAGAAATGTTCAGATCCTTGGATACTGATAACAGTGGTACAATTACACTTGAAGAGCTAAGATCTGGTTTACCAAAACTTGGCACCAAAATTTCTGAGTCAGAAATCGCACAGTTAATGGAGGCG GCTGACGTTGATGGAAATGGGACCATTGATTATTCTGAGTTCGTGTCAGCCACAATGCACATGAATAGATTGGAGAAGGAAGACCACATACTGAAAGCATTTGAATATTTTGATAAGGACCACAGCGG ATACATAACAGTAGATGAGTTGGAAGAAGCTCTGAAGAAGTATGACATGGGAGATGATAAAACAATCAAAGAAATCATCGCTGAAGTAGATACAGATAAT GATGGAAGAATCAACTACCAGGAGTTCGTTGCCATGATGAGAAACAACAGCCCTGAGATCGTTCCGAATCGGCGGCGCATGTTCTAA